Genomic window (Fibrobacter sp. UWR4):
AACAGATTTTAAATAGTGTCTTTGCAGCAGGCGAAGGCGCGTATGTTTTGACTTGACACAGCCGGCCTTTGTAGTTACATTTTGAGCAGTAGAATTCTCCGCGGCGGCCTACCTGGCCAAAGGATCATCCATGGAAACTTGCAGCTACGAATACACCGCACGAATCGAGGTGCGTTACGCCGAAACCGACCAGATGGGCATTGTGCACCACTCTGTTTACGCCGTCTGGTTTGAGCAGGCCCGTACCGAATTTTTCCGCACTGCTGGCGCAAGCTACGCCGACATGGAAGCCGAAGGTTTCGCCTGCCCCGTGCTGGAGCTGGGCGTACAGTACAAGGCCCCCACCCATTACGGCGAATTCGTGGATATCAAGACCACCTTGATCAAGGAGGACAAGCTCCGTTACCGTTTCAAGTACGAGCTTTCTGTAGAGGGCAAGCTCTGCACCATAGGCACCACGCTGCATTGCTTCACCAAGAACGGCAGGCCCACCAGGGACTTGCCCGAAAAGATCGCCGTGTTCTTCCCCGCCGACGCAAAGTAGTCGCAGGAGCCGCGCCATGGACCAGCCCTTAGCAGAACGTTTACGCCCCCAGAACCTGGATGAATTCCTGGGCCAGAACAAGATTCTCGGCGCACAGAGTCTCTTGCGCATGAGTCTGGAAAACGACACTGTCCCCAGCATGATTTTCTGGGGTCCTCCGGGATGCGGCAAGACTAGCCTCGCCCACGTCATCAGGCAGAAGACCAAGAAATCCTTCGTGGCACTTTCTGCAGTGGCAAGTGGCGTCAAGGAGGTAAAGGAAGTCCTTGCAGAAGCCCGCAAGATGAAGGGTATTTTCCGCGACACCATCCTGTTCATCGACGAAATTCACCGCTTTAACAAGAGCCAGCAGGACGCATTGTTAGGCGCCGTGGAAGACGGAACCGTAACGCTTATCGGCGCCACCACGGAAAACCCTGGGTTCGAAGTGAACGGAGCTTTGCTCTCCCGCTGCCAGCTGATTTTATTCGCCCCACTCTCCAAGGAAGACCTGCGTCGCTTGATTTTTAGCGCCTTGAAGGAACATCCCCGCGGCCTCCAGCTGAAGGATGTGGAAGTGGACGAAGCCGTCGTCGATAAACTGATTGCCCAGTCCGAAGGGGATGCCCGATTCCTGCTGAATCAGCTGGAATGGATCGGCGGAAACCTGGGCGGCCGCAAGGTCATTGACGAAAAACTTCTGGAAGAATTCCAGTACAAGAAGCCTTTGCGTTACGACAAGAGCGGCGAAGAACATTACAACCTGATTTCTGCACTACACAAGTCCATCCGCGGTTCCGACCCGGACGCCGCAATTTACTGGCTGCACCGCATGCTTCAAGGCGGCGAGGACCCGCGTTACCTATTGCGTCGCATGATCCGCATGAGCATGGAAGACGTGGGTCTGGCAGATCCTAACGCCCTGCTGCTGGCAACAAGCGCCCGAGAGGCTTATGACTTTCTTGGAAATCCCGAGGGATTGATCGCCCTGGATCAATTGGCAGTCTACCTGGCTCTCGCCCCCAAGAGCAACAGTCTTGAAATTGCAGGCTTTGCGGCGGATGATGTGATCCGCCAAACGGGAACGCTTCCTGTCCCGCGAGCATTCCGCAATTCCGTTACTCGCGTTGGAAAACAGCTGGGATACGGCAAGGGATACGAATACGATCATGATAGCCCGGGCGGGTATTCCGCACAGGAACATCTGCCTAAACAACTTGAAGGATTGGAACTGTACCATCCGAAACAGATTGGCAAGGAAAAGCTTTTCGCCGAACGTCTGGAGCAGTTAAAGTCCATCCGTAATCAAAAACTCGGGAAGAACGAACCTGCAGCGTCCTCTTCGGACGAAGCCTAGAACTGTTCCAGAAGTTTGATTCTGTCAGGCGTGTCGGGGTGGGTCCAGAAAATGGAATCCACCTTTTTCACTAGACCATGAAGCATGCCGTTATTATCCTCTTCGTCGGGATGGATAATGTAGAGCTGAGCCACATCATTACGCTTCACATTTGCCAGGCCAGGGAATCTGGAAACCTTCTGGAGGGCTCGGGCCAACGGCAACGGATCTGCACAAAGTTCTGCAGCACCTGCATCCGCCACATATTCGCGGGAGCGAGAAATTGCCAGACGGTTGATGTAGCTGAAGAAGTAAGCGATAGAGGTAATGACCACACCAACCAGGGCAATGAGCGCAATCAGGATGATGCCGCCTCCCCCATTCTTCTTGCTACGCCGGGATGATCGCCCCGCACTTCGCAAGCTCCCCTTCAGGATCTCAATGAAGATAGTCTGCAAGATGGAAATCAATCCCACGAACACGATGCACACCACCATGAGACGGGTGTCGCGATTCTTGATGTGAGTAAGTTCGTGCGCCACTACTGCGGAAAGCTCATCGTTATCCAAGGTGTCAATGATTCCCGTGGTCAAGGTAATGGTAAAACTATTGATGTCAATGCCGCTGGCGAAGGCGTTCAGGCCCGGATCTTCCACAATGTTGATCTGGGGCATCTCGATACCACCTGCAATGCAGAGATTTTCAACGATGTTGTAAACGCGAACGTTTTCCTTGCGTTCCAGCGGTCGGGCATGAGTCACATGACGGATCAGGGAAACATTGAAGAGGTAGGCGAACAGGAACCACACCGCAACAACGCCGATGGTCCAGGGCAATGCTTTCAGGAAAGCGAACCATACCACAGGCCAGTGAATTCCGTAACCACGGGATTCCGCACAGACGCCACCAACGGTTACATCCTTGCTTACCAGGGAATCCGGAATGTAGGAGCAGAAAACGCCCACATAGTCCAACACCAGAATGAAGGACAGGACCATAGCCAGAATAATGACGGGATACATACACAACAGGATCGCGGTGTTCCTGTTGTTCCGCCAAATCTGGGTTTGCATCCCTACGTATTTCATGATACAGTTGTTAGTGGCTAGTGGTTAGTAGACAGGGATTCGGGAACGTTCTGCCCCCGATACCCCTAATCACAGCTTACTTTTTAGAACTTAACTTCGGGAGCCTTGTTCAGGGATTCGCGGCTTTCAGTAGCCTCGTACATGGCAGCGCGACGGAAGTTGAACATACCGGCAATAATGTTGTTGGGGAAAATTTCGCAAGCGTTGTTGAATTCCTTGGTAGCGGAATTGAAGAAACGGCGAGATGCGGCCAACTTGTTTTCGATGTCGGAAAGTTCGGTCTGAAGCTGGAGGAAGTTGGTGTTAGCCTTCAGTTCCGGGTAGGCTTCCAGGGACACGCGGAGGCCGGCAAGAGCGCTGGACATAGCCTTGTCTGCTGCAACCTTTTCATCTACGGTCTGGGCACCCATGCCAGCGGCGCGGGCGGCGGTGATCTTTTCCAGGGTTTCCTTTTCGTGGGTGGCATAACCCTTCACGGTAGAAACCAGCTGGGGAACCAAGTCAAAACGCTGCTTCAGCTGAACGTCGATGTTTGCGAAAGCGTTTTCGCGGTTGTTGCGGAGCTTCACCAGCTTGTTGTAGGTGGTGATCAGCAAGAGGACGATGATGACGACGACGGCAATGATAATTCCAGCGACCATAAGATTCTCCTTGAAATTGTTTTTACTTTGTAAATGTACTATAAAAAAGTGATCCGGGATGATGTGTATCCAGATACGCCCGACCAATTTACCCTAATTCGTCCTTCAGGAATTTTTCCAATGTATCCTTTTGGGGTAAGGCCAGCATGTAAGTGGAAACGAACAGCTTGTTGTCCATTCCGGCCAAAGCATACTCCACCATTTTCTTGCCTTTCTTTGTGCAAAGGAGGATCCCCACGGGAGGATTGTCCCCTTCGTTCATCTCGTTTTCCTTGTAGTAGGAGACGTATGCATTCAGCTGCCCCAGGTCGCCATGGTTGAAGGAATCATCCTTCAGTTCGACAATCACATTGCAGTGCAAAACCCTGTTGTAAAAAACAAGATCTACAAAGTAATATTCATCATCGATAACGATACGCTTTTGACGAGCCTCAAAGCAGAAACCCTTGCCCATTTCCAAAAGGAATTCCTGCAGGTGATCCATGATGGCTCCTTCAAGCTCACTTTCGTTGAAAGGCCTTGCAGGCAAATTCAAGAATTCAAAAGTGAAAGGTTCCTTGATACCATAACCTAGGGGAGTTTCACTCACTGTCTGCTGAAGCAGTTTTTTAGGGTCCTGGCTGATACCCGCCCTAAAGAACAGGTTTGTCGCGATCTGCCTACGAAGTTCCTTGACACTCCAGCAGCACTTGATACATTCCGTTTCGTAGAAAAAGCGCGCAAAGGAATCTTCGACCGTCATGATTTCACGAATATGGGAGAAGGAAAGATTTTCAATGATTCGATTCACTGGTGTTTCGAATTCGTGCGACGGCGTCGCACTTTTTCCAGCAAGATAATCCTTAATTTTGGGATATTTTAAATAAAAGGCTCTCGAAATTTTAAACAGAGTCTCGTTCATCCCTCTTGTATTCAACCGAGCTTCAATATTTTTCAGCAATTTTTCACCATACTTCGCACGATCAAGGCCTTTCTGCTCGTATTCAACGATATAGTATCCTATCAAATAATTGCGGATGGTGGCAAGCTTGTTTACTGCCTTCACCGAAGCTGTGTAAGCGTTCTTGTGAATCTGTTCCAGGGAACTTGCCAAGCCCTCGAAAGTCTGGGGGTTGGAATTTTGCCAATCGTTGGGCAACTTGAAATCCTGAATTTGACTGGACATAGTATCTCCTTTGGAAAGAAAAAAGACATCTGTTTTTCAGATGCCTTGGAGATACCTTTTCGAACCTCGGGCAGAATTATAGCTTATACATAAATACTGGCAAGGG
Coding sequences:
- a CDS encoding M48 family metallopeptidase translates to MYPVIILAMVLSFILVLDYVGVFCSYIPDSLVSKDVTVGGVCAESRGYGIHWPVVWFAFLKALPWTIGVVAVWFLFAYLFNVSLIRHVTHARPLERKENVRVYNIVENLCIAGGIEMPQINIVEDPGLNAFASGIDINSFTITLTTGIIDTLDNDELSAVVAHELTHIKNRDTRLMVVCIVFVGLISILQTIFIEILKGSLRSAGRSSRRSKKNGGGGIILIALIALVGVVITSIAYFFSYINRLAISRSREYVADAGAAELCADPLPLARALQKVSRFPGLANVKRNDVAQLYIIHPDEEDNNGMLHGLVKKVDSIFWTHPDTPDRIKLLEQF
- a CDS encoding YhcG family protein, with protein sequence MSSQIQDFKLPNDWQNSNPQTFEGLASSLEQIHKNAYTASVKAVNKLATIRNYLIGYYIVEYEQKGLDRAKYGEKLLKNIEARLNTRGMNETLFKISRAFYLKYPKIKDYLAGKSATPSHEFETPVNRIIENLSFSHIREIMTVEDSFARFFYETECIKCCWSVKELRRQIATNLFFRAGISQDPKKLLQQTVSETPLGYGIKEPFTFEFLNLPARPFNESELEGAIMDHLQEFLLEMGKGFCFEARQKRIVIDDEYYFVDLVFYNRVLHCNVIVELKDDSFNHGDLGQLNAYVSYYKENEMNEGDNPPVGILLCTKKGKKMVEYALAGMDNKLFVSTYMLALPQKDTLEKFLKDELG
- a CDS encoding thioesterase family protein, with the translated sequence METCSYEYTARIEVRYAETDQMGIVHHSVYAVWFEQARTEFFRTAGASYADMEAEGFACPVLELGVQYKAPTHYGEFVDIKTTLIKEDKLRYRFKYELSVEGKLCTIGTTLHCFTKNGRPTRDLPEKIAVFFPADAK
- a CDS encoding replication-associated recombination protein A; translated protein: MDQPLAERLRPQNLDEFLGQNKILGAQSLLRMSLENDTVPSMIFWGPPGCGKTSLAHVIRQKTKKSFVALSAVASGVKEVKEVLAEARKMKGIFRDTILFIDEIHRFNKSQQDALLGAVEDGTVTLIGATTENPGFEVNGALLSRCQLILFAPLSKEDLRRLIFSALKEHPRGLQLKDVEVDEAVVDKLIAQSEGDARFLLNQLEWIGGNLGGRKVIDEKLLEEFQYKKPLRYDKSGEEHYNLISALHKSIRGSDPDAAIYWLHRMLQGGEDPRYLLRRMIRMSMEDVGLADPNALLLATSAREAYDFLGNPEGLIALDQLAVYLALAPKSNSLEIAGFAADDVIRQTGTLPVPRAFRNSVTRVGKQLGYGKGYEYDHDSPGGYSAQEHLPKQLEGLELYHPKQIGKEKLFAERLEQLKSIRNQKLGKNEPAASSSDEA
- a CDS encoding LemA family protein, producing the protein MVAGIIIAVVVIIVLLLITTYNKLVKLRNNRENAFANIDVQLKQRFDLVPQLVSTVKGYATHEKETLEKITAARAAGMGAQTVDEKVAADKAMSSALAGLRVSLEAYPELKANTNFLQLQTELSDIENKLAASRRFFNSATKEFNNACEIFPNNIIAGMFNFRRAAMYEATESRESLNKAPEVKF